In Deltaproteobacteria bacterium, a single genomic region encodes these proteins:
- a CDS encoding aspartate kinase yields the protein MSTDGRPLIVQKYGGSSVASLERIRGCAQRCLATAAGGARLVVVVSAMAGETNRLIALANALVHPEAEGGARKGPYVAPAKHAPEHARELDQLVATGEVVSAALLAMAIQDAGGTALSLVGAQLGLHTDRSHGRARIVGVDAERLLRELDRGAIVVCAGFQGTDDAGDVTTLGRGGSDTSAVALAAALAADTCEILTDVDGVYTTDPNVVPTARKIARLSCEEMLELAGQGAKVLQIRSVELAMRYGVPVHVRTSFDDRPGTMIVPEEPQMESVLVSGVALERNEAKLTLVGVPDVPGVVATIFASMAALGIVVDMIIQNAGANGRADVTFTVPEADLDRAAAALAAVQFGDAAPSITTDRDICKISIVGLGMRTHAGVAAKAFAILAGESINVQMVSTSEIKISVVVHERYGELALRALHDGFGLGGAAT from the coding sequence ATGAGCACCGACGGCCGTCCGCTGATCGTGCAGAAGTACGGCGGCTCGTCGGTCGCGTCGCTCGAGCGCATCCGTGGCTGCGCGCAGCGCTGCCTGGCGACCGCCGCTGGCGGTGCACGCTTGGTGGTGGTGGTGTCGGCGATGGCCGGCGAGACCAACCGCCTGATCGCGCTCGCCAACGCGCTGGTGCACCCCGAGGCCGAGGGCGGCGCACGCAAGGGCCCCTACGTCGCGCCCGCCAAGCATGCCCCCGAGCACGCCCGCGAGCTCGATCAGCTGGTCGCGACCGGTGAGGTCGTCAGCGCCGCGTTGTTGGCGATGGCGATCCAGGACGCCGGCGGCACCGCGCTCTCGCTGGTCGGCGCGCAGCTGGGGCTGCACACCGATCGCAGCCACGGCCGCGCCCGCATCGTCGGCGTCGACGCCGAGCGCCTGCTACGGGAGCTCGATCGCGGGGCCATCGTCGTGTGCGCGGGGTTCCAGGGCACCGACGATGCCGGCGACGTGACCACGCTCGGCCGCGGTGGCTCCGACACCTCGGCGGTCGCACTCGCGGCCGCGCTGGCGGCCGACACCTGCGAGATCCTCACCGACGTCGACGGTGTGTACACCACCGATCCCAACGTGGTGCCGACGGCCCGCAAGATCGCGCGGCTGAGCTGCGAAGAGATGCTCGAGCTCGCCGGCCAGGGCGCCAAGGTGTTGCAGATCCGCAGCGTCGAGCTGGCCATGCGCTACGGCGTGCCCGTGCACGTGCGCACCAGCTTCGACGACAGACCCGGCACCATGATCGTGCCAGAGGAGCCTCAGATGGAATCGGTGCTGGTCTCCGGTGTCGCGCTCGAGCGCAACGAAGCCAAGCTCACGCTGGTCGGCGTGCCCGACGTGCCGGGCGTGGTCGCGACCATCTTCGCGAGCATGGCGGCGCTCGGCATCGTGGTCGACATGATCATCCAGAACGCCGGCGCCAACGGCCGCGCCGACGTCACCTTCACGGTGCCCGAGGCCGACCTCGATCGCGCCGCCGCTGCGCTGGCGGCCGTGCAGTTCGGCGATGCAGCGCCCAGCATCACGACCGACCGCGACATCTGCAAGATCTCGATCGTGGGCCTGGGCATGCGCACCCATGCCGGTGTCGCGGCCAAGGCGTTCGCGATCCTGGCCGGCGAGTCGATCAACGTGCAGATGGTCTCGACCTCGGAGATCAAGATCTCGGTGGTGGTGCACGAGCGCTACGGCGAGCTGGCCCTGCGCGCGCTCCACGACGGCTTCGGGCTCGGAGGGGCGGCGACATGA
- a CDS encoding mucoidy inhibitor MuiA family protein yields MPNDVTNPESALPVRAVSLLEDRAQVERRGELTLAGGRRTFEITGISMLAVDRSLEVTAEGASVVDAGLHRRLRERPAGGVFADASALRRRVDELEQELRAHDDAQVRIEVQRQALATARADVLRAIAEGVGAGVADAAQWHAQLEHASQRGLALDGRLRDNRREHDACARRLTDARAALAVAEQPEPERECLLRITLEGEGAARVRVRYQVPCAAWRPAYRARLHGGVVTIEQDAVLWQNTGEAWRDVEISLSTARPTLGTTPPSLTEDRLHTRPKTDTEKQTVDVAVREVDIADTGEGRHEDALPGVDDGGEVRRLVLASRTDLPSDGEPHRVSLSSFTAPATVETLCVPELGTEAQVVARFANLGAEPLMAGPVDVLRSSGYVGRTQLGYVAPGEAVRLSFGSEDGVVVTRRVAVTKDASRLTGRTTQRTTVTLAISNASPLARTLVVEERVPVSEVKEVEIEVDARACSPAPRELTRDGIAKLELELPPHGTRTASFVWELSAAGKVAGL; encoded by the coding sequence ATGCCAAACGACGTCACGAATCCCGAGTCCGCGCTGCCCGTGCGCGCGGTGTCGTTGCTGGAGGATCGCGCACAGGTCGAGCGCCGCGGCGAGCTGACGCTCGCCGGTGGCCGCCGCACGTTCGAGATCACCGGCATCTCCATGCTGGCGGTCGACCGCTCGCTCGAGGTCACCGCCGAGGGGGCGAGCGTGGTCGATGCGGGTCTGCACCGTCGCCTCCGCGAGCGTCCGGCGGGTGGTGTGTTCGCCGACGCGAGTGCGCTGCGCCGCCGCGTCGACGAGCTCGAGCAGGAGCTGCGGGCGCACGACGACGCACAGGTCCGCATCGAGGTGCAGCGCCAAGCGCTTGCGACCGCGCGCGCCGACGTGCTGCGGGCGATCGCCGAGGGCGTCGGCGCGGGCGTGGCCGATGCGGCGCAGTGGCACGCGCAGCTCGAACACGCGTCGCAGCGGGGGCTCGCGCTGGACGGGCGGCTTCGCGACAACCGACGCGAGCACGACGCGTGCGCGCGACGACTGACCGACGCCCGCGCGGCGCTGGCGGTGGCCGAGCAGCCCGAGCCCGAGCGCGAGTGCCTGCTGCGGATCACGCTCGAGGGCGAGGGCGCCGCGCGGGTGCGCGTGCGCTATCAGGTGCCTTGTGCGGCGTGGCGGCCGGCGTACCGCGCGCGCCTGCACGGTGGCGTCGTGACCATCGAGCAGGACGCCGTGCTGTGGCAGAACACCGGCGAGGCATGGCGCGACGTCGAGATCTCGCTGTCGACCGCCCGTCCTACGCTCGGTACGACGCCGCCGTCGTTGACCGAGGATCGCCTGCACACGCGGCCGAAGACCGACACCGAGAAGCAGACCGTGGACGTCGCAGTGCGCGAGGTCGACATCGCCGACACCGGCGAGGGCCGCCACGAGGACGCGCTGCCCGGGGTCGACGACGGCGGCGAGGTGCGGCGGCTCGTGCTCGCGAGCCGCACCGATCTGCCCAGCGACGGCGAGCCCCATCGGGTGTCGCTGAGCAGCTTCACGGCGCCCGCGACGGTCGAGACGCTGTGCGTGCCGGAACTCGGCACCGAGGCGCAGGTGGTCGCACGCTTCGCGAACCTCGGCGCCGAGCCGCTCATGGCCGGCCCGGTCGACGTACTGCGCAGCTCGGGCTACGTCGGCCGCACGCAGCTCGGCTACGTCGCGCCCGGCGAGGCCGTCCGGCTGTCGTTCGGCAGCGAGGACGGCGTGGTGGTGACGCGCCGCGTCGCGGTCACGAAGGATGCCAGCCGCCTCACCGGCCGCACGACCCAGCGCACCACCGTCACGCTCGCGATCAGCAACGCCAGCCCACTGGCGCGCACGCTGGTGGTCGAGGAGCGCGTGCCGGTTTCGGAGGTCAAGGAGGTCGAGATCGAGGTCGACGCGCGGGCGTGCAGCCCGGCCCCGCGCGAGCTCACCCGCGACGGCATCGCGAAGCTCGAGCTCGAGCTGCCGCCCCACGGCACGCGGACCGCGAGCTTCGTGTGGGAGCTGAGCGCGGCAGGCAAGGTCGCGGGGCTGTGA
- a CDS encoding NAD-dependent epimerase/dehydratase family protein, which translates to MTVLVTGASGHVGGNLVRALLERGDHVRVLVRGDTAALDGLALEHARGDVTDADSLAAAMRGVDTVFHLAATISILGDRGGVVERVNVKGAAAVARAAREAGVQRYVHMSSCHAFDLDHGPGAIDELAPRPKPSDPYYNRSKAAGEAAVRAELAGRVPFVIVNPTGVIGPFDFKPSRMGRFFLAFARGRLPALIHGGFDFVDVRDLVATTLAAAQRGRDGENYLVGGRYLRVSEVSALAAAACGRAVPRATVPMWVARVGAPFMDAFGRVSGREPLYTSESLHALRAGRIDSRRAIAELGHAPRPSADTIADAYAWFRDRGVL; encoded by the coding sequence ATGACGGTGTTGGTGACGGGTGCCAGCGGGCACGTCGGCGGCAACCTCGTGCGTGCGTTGCTCGAGCGGGGCGATCATGTCCGCGTGCTCGTGCGGGGCGACACCGCCGCGCTCGACGGGCTCGCGCTCGAGCATGCCCGCGGCGACGTGACCGACGCCGACAGCCTCGCCGCGGCGATGCGAGGGGTCGACACCGTGTTCCACCTCGCCGCGACCATCTCGATCCTCGGCGACCGGGGTGGCGTGGTCGAGCGCGTCAACGTCAAGGGCGCCGCCGCCGTCGCCCGGGCTGCGCGCGAGGCCGGCGTGCAGCGCTACGTGCACATGAGCTCGTGCCACGCGTTCGACCTCGACCATGGCCCCGGGGCCATCGACGAGCTCGCGCCGCGACCCAAGCCGAGCGACCCCTACTACAACCGCTCGAAGGCCGCTGGCGAGGCCGCGGTGCGGGCCGAGCTCGCCGGCCGGGTGCCGTTCGTCATCGTGAATCCCACCGGCGTGATCGGGCCGTTCGACTTCAAGCCCTCGCGCATGGGTCGCTTCTTCCTCGCGTTCGCGCGCGGCCGCCTGCCCGCGCTCATCCACGGCGGCTTCGACTTCGTCGACGTGCGCGACCTGGTCGCGACCACGCTGGCGGCGGCGCAGCGCGGTCGCGACGGCGAGAACTACCTCGTGGGCGGTCGCTACCTGCGGGTCTCGGAGGTCAGCGCGCTGGCGGCCGCGGCGTGCGGTCGTGCGGTACCGCGGGCGACCGTGCCGATGTGGGTCGCCCGCGTCGGCGCGCCGTTCATGGACGCGTTCGGTCGCGTCAGCGGTCGCGAGCCGCTGTACACCAGCGAGTCGCTGCACGCGCTCCGGGCCGGCCGCATCGACAGCCGACGCGCGATCGCGGAGCTCGGGCACGCGCCGCGGCCGAGCGCCGACACCATCGCCGACGCCTACGCGTGGTTCCGCGATCGCGGCGTGCTGTAG
- a CDS encoding ABC-F family ATP-binding cassette domain-containing protein, whose product MTILSAQGVRRTYGTRDVLRDASVSLAAGERVGMVGRNGAGKSTLARILAGAEQPDAGRVVARAGLRVGYLEQQPAFAPGVSALDAVLGGLDAWQAALARHTEAARRLEQGDGDEAALLHTMAEAAAAVEDLGGWDLRHAAASMLTQLGVTRHDDEAARMSGGEQRRVALARVLVSAPDVAILDEPTNHLDIAAIEWLETWLSTRFRGALVMVTHDRYLLDRVAERTLEVDDGAVFSYEGGWGMYLEAKAERDAHADRVESNRRNFLRRELEWLRRQPKARTTKSRARIDRVEAVADRAAPKAEKTAMLRTEFVRSGNIILEAEELAVARGGRTLLHDLTLRLSAGERIGIVGPNGCGKSSLLQTLLLQTPPAAGTVRLGKNTKVAWLDQLRTSLKDDATVFDNVVADRGEIEIGGERMDGFGYLERFLFSRHDQRKLVSTLSGGERARVALARTLRDSANLVVLDEPTNDLDVATLAALEEALLDYAGCVLVVTHDRWFLDRVATSILAFEDDRVVLHAGGYTDWLARREAAAPAPVAVPSKPKPEPAAAVRSKGRGLTFTERHELAGLLEKVDAAEQEVARLQAQLEQAEFFTRPEPEQRAFFVTLDAARAEAARLGARWTELAERDES is encoded by the coding sequence GTGACCATCTTGAGCGCCCAGGGCGTGCGCCGGACCTACGGCACACGCGATGTCCTGCGCGACGCCTCGGTGTCGCTCGCCGCGGGCGAACGCGTGGGCATGGTCGGTCGCAACGGCGCCGGCAAGAGCACGCTCGCGCGCATCCTCGCTGGCGCGGAGCAGCCCGATGCCGGTCGCGTGGTCGCGCGGGCGGGTCTGCGGGTGGGCTACCTCGAGCAGCAGCCTGCGTTCGCGCCCGGTGTCAGCGCCCTCGATGCGGTGCTCGGTGGTCTCGATGCCTGGCAGGCCGCGCTCGCGCGTCACACCGAGGCTGCGCGACGGCTCGAGCAAGGTGATGGCGACGAGGCTGCGCTCTTGCACACGATGGCCGAGGCCGCGGCGGCGGTCGAGGATCTCGGTGGTTGGGATCTCCGCCATGCGGCCGCGAGCATGCTGACCCAGCTCGGTGTCACGCGTCACGACGACGAGGCCGCGCGGATGAGTGGTGGTGAGCAACGGCGGGTCGCGCTCGCAAGGGTGCTGGTCTCGGCGCCCGACGTGGCGATCCTCGACGAGCCGACCAACCACCTCGACATCGCGGCGATCGAGTGGCTCGAGACCTGGCTGTCGACGCGCTTTCGCGGCGCGCTGGTGATGGTGACCCACGATCGCTACCTGCTCGACCGCGTCGCCGAGCGCACGCTCGAGGTCGATGACGGCGCGGTGTTCTCGTACGAGGGCGGCTGGGGCATGTACCTCGAGGCCAAGGCCGAGCGCGACGCCCATGCCGATCGCGTGGAGTCCAACCGCCGCAACTTCCTGCGCCGCGAGCTCGAGTGGCTGCGCCGCCAGCCCAAGGCCCGCACCACCAAGTCGCGCGCGCGCATCGATCGCGTGGAGGCGGTGGCCGATCGCGCCGCGCCCAAGGCCGAGAAGACCGCGATGCTGCGCACCGAGTTCGTGCGCAGCGGCAACATCATCCTCGAAGCCGAGGAACTCGCCGTCGCCCGCGGTGGACGCACGCTGCTGCACGATCTCACGCTGCGACTGTCGGCCGGCGAGCGCATCGGCATCGTCGGCCCCAACGGCTGCGGCAAGAGCAGCCTACTGCAGACGCTGCTGCTGCAGACGCCGCCGGCCGCCGGCACCGTGCGGCTGGGCAAGAACACCAAGGTCGCGTGGCTCGACCAGCTGCGCACGTCGTTGAAGGACGACGCCACCGTGTTCGACAACGTGGTCGCGGATCGCGGTGAGATCGAGATCGGCGGCGAGCGCATGGACGGCTTCGGCTACCTCGAGCGGTTCCTGTTCTCGCGCCACGATCAGCGCAAGCTGGTGAGCACGCTGTCGGGCGGCGAGCGGGCCCGCGTGGCGTTGGCGCGGACGCTGCGTGACAGTGCCAACCTCGTGGTGCTCGACGAGCCCACCAACGATCTCGACGTTGCGACCCTTGCGGCGCTCGAGGAGGCGCTGCTCGACTACGCCGGCTGCGTGCTGGTGGTGACCCACGATCGGTGGTTTCTCGATCGCGTCGCGACCTCGATCCTCGCGTTCGAGGACGATCGCGTGGTGCTGCATGCTGGCGGCTACACCGACTGGCTCGCGCGACGCGAGGCCGCCGCGCCGGCGCCCGTGGCCGTACCGAGCAAGCCCAAGCCCGAGCCCGCCGCGGCGGTGCGATCGAAGGGCCGCGGCCTCACCTTCACCGAGCGGCACGAGCTCGCGGGCCTGCTCGAGAAGGTCGACGCGGCCGAGCAGGAGGTCGCGCGGCTGCAGGCGCAGCTCGAGCAGGCCGAGTTCTTCACGCGGCCCGAGCCCGAGCAGCGGGCCTTCTTCGTCACGCTGGACGCTGCGCGGGCCGAGGCGGCGCGGCTGGGTGCGCGCTGGACCGAGCTCGCCGAGCGCGACGAGAGCTGA
- a CDS encoding efflux RND transporter permease subunit yields the protein MRVQVLAATLLLACRQPPTDPGPRAAAADTTVAAAPAPSWIAVRVAAAGDAPDDLDNAATVIEAAIAGHAAQHLWTTVTPHAVTCWLAIDVDDPMVPALELRQTMGEIAARLPPGLEPPMVESHPRDEELQWLHVEGASRSAAQLSSIAAQVRTRVETVTGVREVRRCGPVQRTVIEIDPVRTAAFGIAPQRVAELLGTAGGSAFGAAAIEPAQLFERAGLGEAQAAAIATIRIETETTCEVPGGGIGLRLRLSGEHGDALAPVLTSLAAQLPAGVGLRLADAPAVPREALAVLADDPAVRERVTPVLAQWASRQLGAPVEVMTTPAIETLVVTPDRERAARLGVAVGELAQAVQLASSRGRVVGRRDDAEGTEVAVRIGDGGPDALVGVTVPGADGHAIALTEVATISTTRVAPRMRCDRQACALLVAEVGLAGLDLEAAARELGLEGDASIVRMPLPLSAD from the coding sequence GTGCGCGTGCAAGTCCTCGCCGCGACGCTGCTGCTCGCGTGTCGCCAGCCACCGACCGACCCCGGCCCGCGTGCCGCCGCCGCGGACACCACCGTCGCGGCCGCCCCGGCGCCGTCGTGGATCGCCGTGCGCGTGGCGGCAGCGGGCGACGCCCCCGATGACCTCGACAACGCGGCGACGGTGATCGAGGCCGCGATCGCCGGTCACGCGGCGCAGCACCTGTGGACCACGGTGACGCCGCACGCAGTGACCTGCTGGCTCGCGATCGACGTCGACGATCCGATGGTGCCCGCGCTCGAGCTGCGGCAGACGATGGGCGAGATCGCAGCGAGGCTGCCGCCTGGGCTCGAACCGCCGATGGTCGAGTCGCACCCCCGCGACGAGGAGCTGCAGTGGCTGCACGTCGAGGGCGCGTCGCGCAGCGCCGCCCAGCTGTCGTCGATCGCCGCGCAGGTGCGCACGCGCGTCGAGACCGTCACCGGCGTACGCGAGGTCCGTCGCTGCGGCCCGGTGCAGCGCACGGTGATCGAGATCGATCCCGTGCGCACCGCCGCCTTCGGCATCGCGCCGCAGCGCGTGGCCGAGCTGCTAGGGACCGCGGGCGGCAGTGCCTTCGGCGCGGCGGCGATCGAGCCCGCGCAGCTGTTCGAGCGCGCTGGCCTCGGCGAGGCCCAGGCCGCAGCGATCGCGACGATCCGGATCGAGACCGAGACGACGTGCGAGGTGCCCGGTGGCGGCATCGGCCTGCGGCTGCGCCTCTCGGGCGAGCACGGCGACGCGCTCGCGCCCGTGCTCACGTCGCTCGCCGCCCAGCTGCCCGCGGGCGTGGGCCTGCGCCTGGCGGACGCGCCGGCGGTGCCCCGGGAGGCGCTCGCGGTGCTGGCCGACGACCCCGCCGTGCGCGAGCGGGTCACGCCCGTGCTCGCGCAGTGGGCCTCGCGTCAGCTCGGTGCGCCGGTCGAGGTCATGACCACGCCCGCGATCGAGACGCTGGTCGTGACCCCCGATCGCGAGCGCGCCGCACGACTCGGGGTCGCGGTCGGCGAGCTCGCGCAGGCGGTGCAGCTCGCGTCCTCGCGCGGGCGCGTGGTCGGTCGACGCGACGACGCCGAGGGTACCGAGGTCGCGGTCCGGATCGGCGACGGTGGCCCCGACGCGCTCGTCGGCGTCACGGTACCGGGCGCGGACGGGCATGCGATCGCGCTGACCGAGGTCGCGACGATCTCGACGACCCGCGTGGCGCCGCGGATGCGGTGCGACCGGCAAGCGTGCGCGCTGCTGGTCGCGGAGGTCGGGCTCGCCGGGCTGGATCTCGAGGCCGCCGCGCGCGAGCTGGGGCTCGAGGGCGATGCGTCGATCGTGCGGATGCCGTTGCCGCTGTCCGCGGACTGA
- a CDS encoding DMT family transporter translates to MPRSSNATAIAVMLLAVAVFAAMDAGLKLLVPFYPPLQLSALRGAASLPFVLAWVLPSTSIAGLVRVRWRLHLLRGLLGTAMMASFIFALDTLPLSTAYTIFFVGPILVAALSAPVLRERTSLRSWVAIVVGLAGVLVVLRPGAEGLFTGSALMMLVAATCYALSNLTVRVLSRTDSTQAMVLWLMVLLTAIATLASWSQWVPIRSDDWPVLLGIGVAGTIGQYAMTRAFSLGEPAVVAAFEYTALPWAVGLDLVVWQVLPDPITWVGAAIIVGSGLMLLRAER, encoded by the coding sequence ATGCCGCGCTCCTCGAACGCAACCGCGATCGCCGTGATGCTGCTGGCGGTCGCCGTGTTCGCGGCGATGGACGCGGGCCTCAAGCTGCTGGTGCCGTTCTACCCGCCGCTGCAGCTATCGGCGCTGCGCGGCGCGGCGTCGCTGCCGTTCGTGCTGGCGTGGGTGCTGCCGAGCACGAGCATCGCGGGGCTCGTGCGCGTGCGCTGGCGGCTGCACCTGCTGCGCGGCTTGCTCGGCACCGCGATGATGGCGAGCTTCATCTTCGCACTCGACACCCTGCCGCTGTCGACCGCGTACACCATCTTCTTCGTCGGTCCGATCTTGGTCGCAGCCCTCTCGGCGCCGGTGCTGCGAGAGCGCACCAGCCTGCGCAGCTGGGTTGCGATCGTGGTGGGGCTGGCCGGCGTGCTGGTGGTGCTGCGACCCGGCGCCGAGGGCCTCTTCACCGGATCGGCGCTGATGATGCTCGTGGCGGCCACCTGCTATGCGCTCTCCAACCTGACCGTGCGCGTGCTGTCGCGCACCGACAGCACGCAGGCGATGGTGCTGTGGCTGATGGTGCTGCTCACTGCGATCGCGACCCTGGCGTCGTGGTCGCAGTGGGTACCGATCCGCAGCGACGACTGGCCGGTGTTGCTCGGCATCGGCGTGGCCGGCACGATCGGGCAGTACGCGATGACGCGGGCGTTCTCCCTCGGCGAGCCGGCGGTCGTGGCCGCTTTCGAGTACACCGCGCTGCCGTGGGCGGTCGGCCTCGATCTCGTGGTCTGGCAGGTGCTGCCGGACCCAATCACGTGGGTGGGTGCGGCCATCATCGTGGGCAGCGGCTTGATGCTGCTGCGAGCCGAACGGTAA
- a CDS encoding pirin family protein encodes MSTDASDAILVRTIPGRPRDVAGFGVRRVLPSIGHREVGPFVFFDHMGPAALPPGLGMDVPPHPHIGLATVTYLFDGEIEHRDSLGSRQRIRPGDVNWMVAGRGIVHSERSPEAARGGGATVHGIQSWVALPAELEDMAPRFDHHGVATLPRIDGPGVTLRVVAGTAYGERSPVGVCSPTLYVDAAMTRGSTLAIDDGHPERAIYVADGVLQCAGQTHGAGTMLVLREGAAVEVEARDDARVLLVGGAPLPGVRHMWWNFVASSKERIEAAKQAWRDDALGRIDGDASRVPLPEPRGP; translated from the coding sequence ATGTCCACCGACGCCAGCGACGCGATCCTCGTGCGCACGATCCCCGGGCGGCCGCGCGACGTCGCCGGCTTCGGCGTGCGTCGCGTGCTGCCGTCGATCGGACACCGCGAGGTCGGACCGTTCGTGTTCTTCGATCACATGGGCCCCGCCGCGCTGCCGCCCGGACTCGGCATGGACGTGCCGCCGCATCCGCACATCGGGCTCGCGACCGTGACCTACCTGTTCGACGGCGAGATCGAGCACCGCGACAGCCTCGGCTCGCGCCAGCGCATCCGGCCCGGCGACGTGAACTGGATGGTCGCCGGTCGCGGCATCGTGCACTCCGAGCGCAGTCCAGAGGCGGCGCGCGGTGGTGGTGCGACCGTGCACGGCATCCAGAGCTGGGTCGCACTCCCGGCCGAGCTCGAGGACATGGCACCGCGCTTCGATCACCACGGTGTCGCGACGCTGCCGCGCATCGACGGCCCCGGCGTGACGCTGCGGGTGGTCGCCGGCACCGCCTACGGCGAACGCTCGCCGGTCGGGGTGTGCTCACCGACGCTCTACGTCGACGCCGCGATGACCCGCGGCTCGACGCTCGCGATCGACGACGGCCACCCCGAGCGGGCGATCTACGTCGCCGACGGCGTGCTCCAATGCGCCGGTCAGACCCACGGCGCCGGCACGATGCTGGTGCTGCGCGAGGGCGCCGCGGTCGAGGTCGAGGCCCGCGATGACGCCCGCGTGCTGCTGGTCGGTGGCGCCCCGCTTCCCGGCGTGCGCCACATGTGGTGGAACTTCGTCGCGAGCAGCAAGGAGCGCATCGAGGCCGCGAAGCAGGCCTGGCGCGACGACGCGCTCGGACGCATCGATGGCGATGCCTCGCGCGTGCCGCTGCCCGAGCCGCGCGGCCCATAG
- a CDS encoding transposase: protein MQLLAAQKYRCRCGIGVRTAAKPVSHIKGGRYSMDFAVDVAVDKYINHLPLDRQRRMMGRAGLEIDTQTLWDQIEALARHLEPSYQALRSYILDADVVGADETWWRLMDGSGSKRWWAWSLTVPDAVWHGIAPSRSAATARGFIGDFEGTLMVDGYKAYETLAADHGRIRLAHCWAHVRRASTSKRSETTRSAARRSTCSASSSRSTTRPKTPRSSRANVVRTPSARDSRLATPEGFTIEENFRDSKDPRFGFGMSASRISTPERRDRLFLISALAVVLLTLLGAAGEEIGIDRYLKVNTSKRRQLSLLRQGSEWYALIPMMETARLRKLMTKFGQMIQDHALCRRVVGVV, encoded by the coding sequence GTGCAGCTGCTGGCGGCGCAAAAGTACCGCTGCCGCTGCGGCATCGGGGTACGCACGGCGGCGAAGCCGGTCAGCCACATCAAGGGCGGGCGCTACTCGATGGACTTCGCGGTCGACGTCGCGGTCGACAAGTACATCAACCATCTGCCGCTCGATCGACAGCGTCGCATGATGGGTCGTGCAGGCCTCGAGATCGACACCCAGACACTGTGGGATCAGATCGAGGCACTCGCGCGGCACCTCGAGCCGAGCTATCAGGCCCTGCGGTCGTACATTCTCGACGCCGATGTCGTGGGCGCGGACGAGACGTGGTGGCGGCTGATGGACGGCAGCGGCTCGAAGCGCTGGTGGGCGTGGTCGCTGACGGTACCCGATGCGGTGTGGCACGGCATCGCGCCGAGCCGCTCGGCCGCGACCGCGCGCGGCTTCATCGGCGACTTCGAGGGCACGCTGATGGTCGACGGCTACAAGGCCTACGAAACCCTGGCCGCCGACCACGGAAGGATTCGCTTGGCGCACTGCTGGGCGCACGTCCGGCGCGCAAGTACTTCGAAGCGGAGCGAAACTACCCGCAGTGCGGCGAGGCGCTCGACTTGCTCGGCGAGCTCTTCGCGCTCGACCACGAGACCGAAGACCCCTCGCTCCTCGAGGGCGAACGTCGTGCGCACGCCGAGCGCGCGCGACTCGAGACTCGCAACGCCCGAGGGCTTCACCATCGAGGAGAACTTCCGAGACTCGAAGGATCCTCGCTTCGGCTTCGGGATGTCTGCGTCGAGGATCTCCACGCCCGAACGCCGTGACCGGCTGTTCCTGATCTCGGCGCTCGCGGTGGTGCTGCTGACTCTGCTCGGGGCGGCTGGCGAGGAGATCGGGATCGACCGCTATCTCAAGGTCAACACATCGAAGCGTCGGCAACTCTCGCTGCTGCGGCAGGGCTCCGAGTGGTACGCGCTGATCCCGATGATGGAGACAGCGCGACTCCGGAAGCTCATGACCAAGTTTGGTCAGATGATCCAAGACCATGCCCTCTGCCGCAGAGTCGTCGGCGTCGTATGA